ATCCGGGTTTCAGGCCGGGTTTGGGGATGACCTAGTTCAGCCTGACGCCGGCGGATTTGACGTGCTATGCGTACACTATGGTCAACCGCCAGGATGCCTCATATTCGCCGGGATTGCCCGAAATCGGACGACTCCCGCTTGTGGCAGAAATAATTTTTGACGGAACAAAGCTAGCCCTAGAGCGGAGCCGTGTCAAAACCACTACGGATGGTATGAATTGCTCTTTTCGGCCCTTTTCGATCAGTCAGAATCGCGCCCCCCTCGCAGTCTGATCCTCGCGGCGGATGCGCCTTCTATTGACCTTCGCCGACCGCACCAGCGAGCGCAACCAGTTGCGCGATGTCGGCCACCAGTTCGGTTCGTCAGGTCCGCAAATCGAACCAGTGCTCGCGCGCTTGGCCGTCTGGTGCCGCGCGCGCCATCCGCGCACAATATTCGTTTAACATGATTGAATTGGTGATGTTCGACGCGGACGGTGTGCTGTTCGATTCCGAAGAATCGAACGTTGCCTACTACAACTGGATTTTCGCGAGGATCGGCGAACCGCCACTGGACCGTGACGAGGAAATCGCGGCGATTTCGTTTGCCGCGAGCGAGGTGTTTGCGGCGCGCGCGCGTGGCGACGCGGCCAAGCTCGGCAGGATGCACGATTTGACCCGCAGCATGGATCAGACGCCGTTTTTCAAGATGCTGCGGCCGCCGATTGAGTTGCGCCCGTTCATGCTCGGGCTCAAGCGGCGCTACAAGCTCGGGCTGGCGACCAATCGATCGGCGACGGTGCCCGCGTTGGTCGAGCATCTTGGCCTTGGCGGCGTATTCGACGCCGTCGCCAGCGCACTCGACCAGGTTCGCCCCAAGCCTGCCCCCGACATCCTGCGCCTGTGCCTCCAACGCGCGGCTGTGGACGCGACGCGGGCCGTGTACGTGGGCGACAGCAGGATAGATCGCGAGGCGGCCGAGAGCGCGGGCATGCATTTCATCGGCGTCGGCAGCCGCATCGAACATCACCGCCTGATTGCGACGATTGCCGACCTGCGAGCAGCTCTCGAACGATTGGACGCGAGCCAGGCGTAAGGCGCGCTGGGCTAGCAGGGTGTTGAAAAACTCGTATCAAAAGGCAGGTCGGGTCTCGCACCATTCAACACCCTGCGCAAAAACTGTCTTCTTACCTACAACATCTCCCCCAAAGGGGGAGACCAGTGAAAAACCCCCTTTGGGGGAGACAAGAGAGAGGGAGCAGGCGTTGAAAATTACTTTTTCAACAGCCTGCTAGAGAATCATCTCGATCAGAGTCGGACCCGGCGTCGCGAGCGAGCGCTCCAGCTCAAGCGTGAGCGCCTCCGCCGTCTCGACGCGCACGCCCGCCACACCCATTCCCCGCGCCAGACTGGTCCAATCGATATCGGGATTGGAAAGGCTGGTGAGCGAGCGCGCTTTGCGGCCGGGTTCGGTCACGCCCGCGCGCGCAAGTTCAAACTGCAGGATTCGGTAGCTGTGGTTGTTGCACAGCACCGTCGTGACGTTGAGCGATTCGCGGGCCTGCGTCCACAGCGCCTGCAGCGTGTACATCGCGCTGCCATCGGCCTGAAAAGCGATCACGCGCCTGGTGGGACACGCGACGGCCGCGCCGGTTGCGCACGGCAATCCTTGCCCGATCGCGCCGCCCGCGAGCGAGAGATATGTATGCGGCGGCGCACCCGCCGACGCGGCCAGAAACGGCAGGCCGGTGGTGGCAGCCTCGTCCATTACGATCGCACCCTCGGGCATCACCGCCGCAATCGCGGCGCCCGCGGTCATCGCGTCGAGTTTTCCGACGGGACGTTCGGGACGCGACATTTTCGCCCGCGCCACCCCCGAAACCGGCGCCCCGATTTCGCCTGCGAGCGCTTCCAGAGCGGCCGGAACGTCATCGGTCGGCTCGGCCAGGATCGCGGCGTCGATGCCCTCAGGAATCAGCTGGCTGGGGAAATCGCGGTAGCCAAAAAACGCAACGGGCTTTTTCGCACCGGCGATGACAATCGAGTCGAACTGCTTCAGCATCTCGATCGCTTGCTCAGGAAAGTAGGGCAGGCGATCTACCGTCGGCGTACCGGCGCCGCGTTCGAGTCGGGCGGGAAAAGTTTCGCAGATCAGATGACATCCCGACTTCGCGGCGATGCGCGCAGCCGCCTTCAGGCCACGTGCGCGAAGCGCGATGCCGCCGAGAAAAAGCGCGACCCGATCGCCTTTGCGCATCGATTCGGCCGCCCGCTTGACCGCATCAGAGGACACCGCCGGCGGCGCCGGCGGCTCGATTGGCGCAGCCGGGCGCTCGGCAGGATCCCACTGGCAATCCGACGGGATGATCAACGTCGCGATTTGCCCCGGCGCGCGGCCCGCCGCCGCGATCGCATCCGCGGTCGCGTCGGCGAGCGATGCCGAATTGCGGACGCTCCGTATCCATCCCGAAACGGGAGTCGCGAGCGAAATGATGTCGGAAGTGAGCGGTGCGTCGGCGCCCACGTGCCACGTCGCATGGTCGCCGATCAAATTCACGATCGGCGAGCGCGCGCGCCGCGCGTTATGGAGATTCGCGATGCCGTTGGCGAAGCCGGGTCCGAGATGAAGCAGCGTCAGAGCAGGCTTCTCCGCCATCCGTCCGTAGCCGTCGGCGGCGCCGGTGCAAACACCCTCGAACAATCCGAGAATCGGCCGCAGCCCGTCGGCGGAATCGAGCGCCGCCACCAACGGCATTTCGGTTGTTCCCGGATTTGCAAAACACACCTCGACCCCTGCTGCGATCGCGGTGCGAATCAGGCTCTCAGCCCCATTCATGATCCAATCCTCGGCTGCGCGGCGGGGCGGCGCCCGATCCTCATGAAATCGGGCGCGGGATTCTGATGACCGAACTTATTCCTTTTCTGATCGATCATTACCGACTTTGCGCAGTGCCACACCGTCGCCGCGCGAATCGCGTCAAACGAGCGGTACCGCGCACGGAACAAAGGTGTCAAGCGCAAGTCACCATTCACGCCGAATCGGCGTGCCGGCGTCAAATCGAGAATACAAATGAGACGGCGCTAGCGCTTGTCGCCGCGACGATTCGCGAACTGATGGGCCGCTGCGGGATCATTGATCGGATGCGCAACCGGTGCGCCGCTTCGCGCGGCAATGGTCTGCGCGCATCTCAGATGCATCGGAGGCTCGCCGGTTATTTTGGCGCCGAAACCGAAACGGACGCCGCAGTGAACGCATCGCTCCTCCGACATCGCTCGTAACGTGTGGCACTTGCTATGATTACAAGACCCGCGACATGGGCCACCGGGCATTCCAGGAGTCGGAATAGTGATGAGGCTCATGGTTTCATCCTCGCAGTTTGTACTGCCACAGCTCGGACCCTTCGAATCTTGCATCAAGGCGCATGTTACAATCCCTGCCTCTTTGTAGCAAGATTGCGACGCAGTTCGCAAGATTGCCACAAGATATTTAGGCCTTTCTGTATATTTAGCTATTGGCTTCTTTCTTATGCTTAGTTTAGTTCTATATAATTTATTTTAATTGATTTGATGAGCAAGAGGTCTTGGCTAAGAATAGTCGTTTTGGGAGTAATTGGCGGTGGCTAGAGATAGCGTCTTATTGCATAGGATAGCGACAGGACTCCAGCACCGGCCGGAATATTGCGAGGGCTGTGGATGAATCAGGCGATCGGCAACGAACTGCCAATCAAGTTGCGCGAGCGCTCGAGGTTGCGCCGGAGGTAGCCGCGGACGTGGCGAGCGACGCCGTCATCGGCGTGGCCAAGAGCGACGGCGGCGGCAAATGCGGCCATCGCTGCTTCCATCGCACGTCGATCGGGCGGATTTTTTGCGCCAGCGCGAATCGCGCGCGCCAGCGCGCCGCGCAGCCCGCTTTTTTTCGAGATGTGCTTGTCGCCCAGCCGCTTGAGCGCCGCAAATGTCGCGCGCAGATCTTTTATCTCGGCTGCGTCGTACGCGGGCGCCGACTCGAGTGCTCCCGCAGCATGGCCCAGCATTAGGATCGCCGACATCGCCTGGCCTTGCGCGTAAGGCGATGTCAGTTCGGGGAGCAACGCGTCCATGATCGTGCGCTGCATTCCGCTGATGACTTCATTCAACGTTGGCCGTAGCATCTGACCACCTCAGACCAATCGAAGTTGGTTGGCCAAGTCCTCGAACAACTGCGGGATTAGCAGTTCAAGAAAAGGCATCATCGAGTCGGATGTGCGTCCCTCGACGAAGTCGCGGATTCCGGTCAGACAAATCACGACCATCTTCGCGTTGCCGAGCACCCGGTAGAAGAACAGCCGTTCCCGATCTACGCGATGGCCGGTCTTCTGTTCGTACAGGCGGTAAAACGCTTCGCGTTCCATCAGGCCGCCGGCTAGTTCGTCGCGTCCCCAGAAGGTCATCGATGCCCACCCGAGATCCTCCATCGGGTCGCCCAGATGCGCCATCTCCCAATCGAGCATCGCGATGATTCCATTGTCGTCGTATAGATAGTTTCCCGAACGATAGTCGCCATGAACGATCACCACGCGGTCGGTCACGACGGGGTTGGCTTTGAGCCATGCGAGCGCCGCGCTGAGGATCGGATAATTTTCGCCCATCCGGTCGCGTTCGTACACTTCGCTCCAATGCGCTGTCTGGATGCGGGCGGGGTCCTCGGGATTTTTCGGAGGCCCAAGAATCTCGAGCCCGTACTCGCGGTAATCGAGCGATTGCAATCGCGCCAGCTCGCTCAGGAAGTCATCTGCGACCTTCGCGCGCGTAGCTTCAGGCTCCACCGCCGGAAACGCCGACATGCCGGTGCGGCCCGGCGCGCGATCCATGATGAAAAACGGGCGATCCATCACGCTGGCGTCGAGCTCCAGGAACAGGGGCTCGGGAACCTTGAGGCCCGCGCGATGCATCGCGGCGATCACTTTGAACTCGCGCTCGCGATCGGTTTTGAGCAGTCCGCCAGTCGGATCGCGCCGCCCGATCATCGCGCGCGTGCGCGTCTGCCCGCCTTCGCTCCATTCCAGATCGAAGGCATACGTCTCGCGCGACGAACCGCCGGATATTCGTTTGAGGCCCACCACGCGATGCTCGCTCGCATGCGGCATCCGGCGTTTGAAATATTCGGTCAGTCGATGTTGATCCATTTTAGTGACGATCCCTCTGGCGCTAAGGATTCGGCGAGGTCGGCGGAAGCGCCGCCGGGTTTACCGGCGCCGTGATTCCACCCATCATGCTGCCCATCTGTGCGCGCAGGCGCTCCGCCTGCTCGACCTTGCCGTTGCGCATCAATTGTCTTTCGACGCCGAGCGCCTCGCGCTTGGCCTGCTCGAGCTGCTCGCGAGTAGGCGGCGAGATTGCAATCGCGCTCGCCAGTGTCTGCTGCGAAATTTGCGCCAGCAGTTGCGTCATCTGCACGGTCGCAGGCGAAGGCGGCGGCGCCGTCGTCGCGCCTGCGGCTTGTCCCAGCGCCTGAGCGAAACTCCCGGGCCCGCGCGCCATGATAAACAGTTGCGTCTCGTTCATGCTCGACGCACCGTCCAGCCGCGTGCCCGACGGTGCGCTATGGCTCATCGCATCCACGTTCATCACATCGAGCGACGGCGTCGCGCCGAGGTTGTTCAGCGTCATTATCGAATCATAGTGCATTTCGGCGGCGTGAGACCCATCGACTTCAAACGCGACTTCGCAGTCGCCGTCGCTTATCGGCGAGACTGCCGTCACCTGGCCTATGGTCGCCGACGCGTGAGTTATCGGGTCGCCCGGGCCCAGCCCGCCGGTCGTATCAAGCTGCGTGGAATAATACAACGGCTGACTGGCGCATCCCGCGGCCAGCAGGCCAAGAATGAACGCGGCGCCCGTCGATAATCGCCGGATCGCCGGCGCGCAAATTCCGATGGTCTTACGCAAATGCCGGCATCACTTCGCTGGCGAACAACTCGAGCGTCGGCGGTGGCGCGAAGTCGCTGAAGAAAATCGTAAACGTCGTGATTCCCATCGCCATGCGTTTTCGCAGTTCATCGACCAGTTGCCTGGGCGTGCCTTTGATTCCGGTGGTGATGAACGGCTTGAGCATCTGCGCCATCTTCCACTTCTGCTCGACTTCCTCCTCGGTCTTGCCGATGCACACCAGCAACTGCTCGGACACGTCGATGGTGTTTACGTCGCGCCCGACGTCTTTGCAGTGCTGCTTGAGCACGTTGAACTTGTGCTCGAAGCTTTCGTAGCCGGCCGGACAATTCCATCGGTCGGCGAACCTGGCGACCAGCTTCAACATGACCTTTTCGCCGCTGCCGCCGATCGTAATCGGAGGATGCGGTTGCTGCACCGGCTTGGGATTGCAGCTCGCTGCTTCGATCGAGTAGTGGCGCCCCTTAAACGTCGCGCGCTTCTCGGTGAACATCGCCTTCATGATGTGCAGGCCTTCCTCGAACATCTTGAGCCGCGTGCCCATCGAGGGGAACTGGTAGCCATAAGCCTTGTACTCCTCGTCCATCCAGCCCGCGCCGTAGCCGATTTCGAGACGGCCGTTGCTGATATGATCGATCGTCGCAAGCGTCTTCGCCAGCAGCGCCGGATTGCGGTACGAGTTGCATATCACCAGCGTGCCGATGCGAATTTTCTCGGTCTTCGCCGCCAGCCCCGCCATCAGCGCCAGGCATTCATGATGGTCGAGATCGGGCATCCCGCGCGTCCACATGTGATCGACCAGCCAGATCGAATGGTAGCCCAGCTTCTCGCATCGATGCGCCCGCTCTTCGAGCTGATGCCACGATTGTCCGGCTTGCGGAGAAAACAGGGCGAATTGCGCTTTCTTGCTCATTGAAATTTACTCCCGTGCGTGATCGGCGTGAGAACCTGCCGACTTTGTTTCGCACGGCGGACCGCGAAGGGTCAACCGGCGACGGGCCGGCGCGGGCGCGCACTTGTGCGACGAGGCGAAATTGTGGACAGGATTAGGCCCATGAAGATTCGACGGCGCATTGCTCTTGACCTCTTGGCGGTCCTGATTTGTTTTATCGCGCTGGGCGCGGTCGCGTCAGCCGGTGAAACCGGATTCAGCGCCGTCGGCGCGGCCCGCGAACTCAAAGGCGCGCCGGGGATTTACCAATGGACGTTTGCCGCGACGGTGGGCAAATCGCCGTTCGATAAGATCGCGCTGCATCGCGTCGCCAAGGGTCCGACTCCGCCCGCGCATCCCGAGGCGATCGTGCTCTATCTCCCCGGCACCAACATGAATGGCGAAGCGCTCGACGATCCGCGCTACTCGTTCCAGGTCTATCTGGCCGGGCACGGCGCGGACGTGTGGTCGATGGATTATCGCACGCATTTCATTCCGCCACAGACGCCGCAGAGCGATCTCTCCGAGCTGGCGGGATGGACCAACGATCTCTTCGAGACTGACATTGACGCAGCTGCGAAATTCGTCGGTGAAAAAACCGGCCGCGACAAACTGTTCGTCGCCGGCTTCAGCCGCGGCGTCGAGTTCGCCTACCTTTACGCCGCCAGCCATCCCGAGCGCGTCGCGGGAATCATTGCGCTCGACGGATTCATCCCGACTCACCCGATGCGCGCCGCGCCGCTGCCGGCCGGCCACTATGCCGACGACATCGGTGGCGAACATCTGACCTACGACAAGCGTTACAAGCTCATGCAGATGGTGATCGAGAATCCCGATCAGCCGGCGCCGATTCCCAAGTACAAAACCGCGCGCGAAAACCTGGAACACGTCGTGTACGATGCGGGCGGATTCTTCGGCGGCCACGGCGGACTCGCAAATCCGCAGGGCGGCTTTTCCGACGCCGTCGTGCTGGCAAAACTGCTAATCGGCTACGATCGCTACTGGCCTGCCGTTCAGGACCGCGAGAATCCATTCACGCCCGAGCTGCTTGCGGCGCTCAAGGCGTCGAAAATTCCCGTGATCGCCTTCGCCAGCACCAACTTCGGCGCGCAATGGCCCGCCCAGGTCGAAGCGGCGGCGAAATCGACTGGCGCGCCCGACCCCTCATTTACCAAGCTCGACAACTGGGGCCATCTCGACGTGTTGGCGGGAACGAAGTCTGAGAGCCGGGTCTTCGCGCCGACCGCAGCGTGGATCAAGCAGCATCAGAAGTAGGTGGATACTGGGGGGCATCGGGGCGCGGTGGAGCGGGGGGCGGAATAATCATGACCGCGGCGAGCGCCCACGCGCCGAGTGCGAGTCCGGCGACGGTCCATCGAATGGTCGAGCGGCCGCGGCGCGATGCGATGATCGCGGTTAAGGGAGCGAGCGCGAGATCGATGATGATCGAGGTCGCGATCAGATTCGCGGGCGGCTCGCGGTACCCCATCAGGGCGAATCCGGACGCGATGCTTAGCAGGCTGGCGATAGTGGTCATCGGTTTGCGCGGCTCGACACTCTATATATAGTTGAGAATCATGGCACGCCGCGACGACGACAACCTGATGAACAAGCTACGGCAGATGAGCGAAGAAGGCATCACCGGCTTGTTCAATGAGATCATGTCAAACGAGAGGATGCGCTCGAGTTTCGGGCGGGCGGGTGAACGTTTCATGGCGAACAAGCGATCTTTCGACCGCAACGTCGAACAGGTGCTCGACTTCGTCAATATCCCCTCCAAGCGGGACGTTCGCGAGCTCAAAGCGCGGCTCGATCATCTGAGCTCGCAACTGCTGAACCTCAGTATCAAACTCGATCGCATTCTCGATCATGACGAACCCACCAAAGCGAAGCCCGCGGTTAGACGCGCAAAGAAGCCGGGCTGATTAGCCGGCGCGCAAGCTGCGGCCTATTTCGGCGAGGTCCGCGATGGTGCGCGGCTCGCGGCCGAGGTCGGGCGCAACCATCAGGACTGCCCCGCCGGGAAGCGAATTGCGCAGAGCGCTCAGCGAAACCTCCTCGCGCGTCTTGAGCGCGGCGTAGTCGGCGAGATTGCGCTTCAATTTTCTTTTGAGCGACGGCGCGATCCGGGCCGACGATAGTTCCGCGGCGTCAGGCAGCTCCGCGATCACACGATTCACGACCATCGCGGCGACCCGCAAGCCGGCACGCTCCAGCGCGCCGATAAATTCGCGCGCCTGCGCGATTCGGCTCGACTCCGCGGTCGTGACGATCACGATTGCCGTGTCCGGCGCGCGCAGCTTGTCCTGGGCGTGCGCGGCGCGGGCGGAAAAACCTTCGTACATGCCGTCGAAACTGCGAACGAAGGACTGGACGTCGCTCAGCAGATTCAGGCCGGTCACGCGATCGAACGCCGCGAGCACGGCGCGCGCGGCAATATCCACCATCCGCAACTGGCTCCGGAACAGTCCGGCGGGCGCGCCGAGCAGACTGACGGCGCGCGAGTTGAGCAGTTCGAGCAGGCGCCGCGGCGCGTCGAGAAAGTCGAGCGCCTCGGCCGCCGGAGGAGTGTCGAGCACCAGCAGATCGGTCAATGGGTCGGCTGCCAGTTCGAGCAGCTTTTCCATCGCCATGTAGTCCGCCACTCCCGCAAGCGCGCCCGAGAGATTGCGATAGATTCGATTTTCAAGAATCGTGTCGCGCGCCGCGTCCGACAGCGCGTAACGCGCGACGATCGAATCGAAGGTGCGTTTTGGATCCAGGCGCAACGCGCGCAGCCTCGCGCGACCCGACCCGCCGCCACGGCGTGCATGACCAATGCCCTCGAGCCGGACCTCGATCGGCTCGGATGAATCCGCTCCAAGGCCGAGCGCGTCGAGCAGGCGCGGCGCGGGATCGACGGTCATCACATCCACCGCGCGTCCGATCACGGCGGCGTGCACGGCGAGCGCGGCGCTGATGGTAGTCTTGCCGACGCCGCCGGGCCCCAGGCAGATCACGAGGCTTTGCGAGCGCAAGTCGAACGACTCGGGACTGGCGGGATGCTTGAGACGGGCAGACGGCTTGAGCGGTACGGCCCTGGGCTTCATCGGTCGAGCAACTCCGCATCCAGCACGCGGCCAAGTTTCTCGACTTCGCCGAGTCCCATGGCCGGCGTGAACATCATCGGAAGGCTGAAGGTCGGGATGCCGGCGGCGGCGAACCGCGGCGCGGCTAGAGCCGCCTGTTTGTGCGCGGCGTTTCGGCGCATGGCCAGGCGGGCGTGGCCGCCGAGCGGACTCAGTGCGGCGAGCTCGGAAGCATCGAAGAGCAAATCGGGAACGCAGTTGATTATCGCGGCGACGGTGACGATGCCGAGCCGCTCGCGCATCGTGGCGGCGGTTTCGAGCGCCTCGCGAACCGCGAGATCCTCCGGCGTCATCGTGACGATCGCGCCGAATCGCGTCGCGTCGGTGAGGAACCTGTCGACCGAATGGGCAAGCCGGTTCAGCGTGCCGGCGGGCGCGATTCCCTTCACGCCCGACGCGACAGAGAGCAGTTCCAGCGCGCTGCCCGAGGCGGGCGCGTCGATCACGAGAAAATGATCCTCGAGCGCCGCGTCTCCCGCCATGATCCGGAGACGTTCCAGCAGCAGAAAAGCCTCGAGACCCGGCAGCGCGGCGGTTACGTAACCAAAGGTTCGGCTGCGCAGCATCCGGCGCGAGATGGCGCGAATCGGGACGATGCGCTCGATGAAGGCTTCGAGCTCGGCGCGCGGCGTGAGCGCGACGGCGTCGAGCGAGTCGGTGACTTTGACCGCGGTCGAATCCTCCACCGTCGCGCCCAGCGCCGCGGCCGCGGACAGGCGGCGGTCGAGATCGGCGAGCGTGGTCGGACGCCGGCGCGACAGCGCAATCGCCAGCGCGGCAGCGACCGTGCTCTTGCCGGTGCCACCTTTGCCGGTTACGAACAAGACCCGCGGCAGCGTCATCGGCTAGAATGTAAGGGTCGCGCAGCGAACAGTAAACCTTGCGCGGGAAGAGAGTTGGTTGTGAGCGAAAATAAACCGCCGGCGATCGATTCGATGCTGATTGCGATACCGCCCGAGCAGATCGTGCTGTTCAAGTCGATCGTCGAGTCCTACGACAATCTCGCGACGCTGCGGACCGAGGATCCCACGCGGCATCATCTGCGGATTTACTTCTCGGCGGATTCGCGCGACGAAGTCGAGGCGATGATGGTGTCGCTGGCCGCGCAGTTCACGATCGAGCGGCTCGCGTAGCAGGGGAAAGGAGGAAGACAGGGGGCGTTCTTTCGGTTGCTTAAACCTGCTTGACTTTATTTTGCTATATCTTTATAAGTATGAAAATATGAAGAAGTCAACCGCAATCGTGGCGCTGGGCGCGCTGGCGCAAGGGACTCGGCTCGACATCTTTCGTCTGCTGGTGCAGAAGGGTCCCGCGGGGTTGCCGGCCGGCGAGATCGGCACGCGCCTGGGTCAGCCCTCGCCCACGTTGTCATTTCACCTGAACCAACTCAGATTTGCGGGCTTGGTGAGTTCGCGGCGCGCGAGCCGATCGATCATCTACAGCGCCAATTTCAAGGCGATGAGCGATCTGCTTGCGTACCTGACTGAGAACTGCTGCGGCGGGTGGCCGGAGCTATGCGGTTCAGCCGCCGCGCCAGACAGCGGATCCGAATGCGCGTCTCAGCAGACTGTCACGCCAAAGAAAAATCGGAAAGCGCAATAGTGAACCGATCCTCGACGGACGACCGCGCCGTGGCCAATCGTGAATACAATGTCTTGTTTCTATGCACGGGCAATTCCGCGCGCAGCATCATGGCGCAATGCGCGATCGGACGGTGGGGCAGGGGAAAGTTCAAAGGATACAGCGCCGGGAGCCATCCCAAGGGCGCCGTCCATCCGATGACATTAGAGCTGCTCCAGGAGCTGAACTACGACACCTCCAGCTTGCGCAGCAAGAGCTGGGACGAATTTGCCCGTGCGGACAGTCCGCCGCTCGACTTTGTCTTCACGGTCTGCGATCGGGCGGCCGCCGAGCAGTGCCCGCTATGGCCGGGACAACCGATCACTGCGCACTGGGGCGCGGCCGACCCGGCGGCGTATGAGGGAAGCGACGAGGAAAAGCGCCGCTTCTTCTTCCGCGTCTACCGCGAGCTGGAAAACCGCATCAAGATTTTCACGAGCCTGAGAATCGAGGCACTTGACAGTTTCGCTCTGCAGGATCGAGTCAAGGAAATCGGCAAGGTCAAACTCCCCGAAGGGCGCGAGTAGCGGCTGCATCTCGCACCTCCGCCGATACGGAGAAGTTAGCAATGAACGCATCAATGACGATGGCACAGACGCCGGTCCTTCGCCGGCTCTCGTTTCTCGACCGCTACCTGACGCTATGGATCTTCCTGGCGATGGCGGCCGGGGTCGTGTTGGGAGCGGCGGCGCCGGGCGTGAGGATTGTCTTCGATCGCCTGAGCGTGGGCACCACCTCAATACCGATCGCGATCGGGCTCATCCTGATGATGTACCCGCCGCTGGCGAAGGTGAATTACGACGAGCTTGGAGATGTCTTTCGCGATTGGAAAATCCTTGGCCTCTCGCTGGTCCAGAACTGGACCATCGGTCCGATCCTGATGTTCGCGCTCGCGGTGATATTCCTTCGCGATCGTCCGGAGTATATGACCGGGCTGATCATCATCGGCCTGGCGCGATGTATCGCGATGGTGATCGTGTGGAACGAACTCGCCGGCGGCGACTCGGAGTATTGTGCCGGACTGGTTGCGTTCAATTCGATCTTTCAGGTGCTTTTCTTTTCACTCTATGCATTCGTGTTCGTGACGGTGCTGCCCCGATGGCTCGGATTGAGCGGCGCTATCGTCGAAGTCACGATCGGCAAGATCGCGGAAAGCGTCGGCATCTACCTGGGCGTGCCGTTCGTTGCGGGCTTTGCGACCTGGAAGATCCTTACCTCGCGCAAGGGCAAGGTCTGGTATCGCGAGCGTTTCATTCCGAAGGTCAGTCCGCTCACGCTGGTCTTTCTTCTCTTCACGATCGTCGTGATGTTTTCGATCAAGGGCGCGAAAATCGTGCATCTGCCGCTCGATGTCGTGCGCATCGCGATTCCGCTGCTGCTCT
This region of Candidatus Binatus sp. genomic DNA includes:
- a CDS encoding MlaD family protein; amino-acid sequence: MRKTIGICAPAIRRLSTGAAFILGLLAAGCASQPLYYSTQLDTTGGLGPGDPITHASATIGQVTAVSPISDGDCEVAFEVDGSHAAEMHYDSIMTLNNLGATPSLDVMNVDAMSHSAPSGTRLDGASSMNETQLFIMARGPGSFAQALGQAAGATTAPPPSPATVQMTQLLAQISQQTLASAIAISPPTREQLEQAKREALGVERQLMRNGKVEQAERLRAQMGSMMGGITAPVNPAALPPTSPNP
- a CDS encoding phosphotransferase family protein; its protein translation is MDQHRLTEYFKRRMPHASEHRVVGLKRISGGSSRETYAFDLEWSEGGQTRTRAMIGRRDPTGGLLKTDREREFKVIAAMHRAGLKVPEPLFLELDASVMDRPFFIMDRAPGRTGMSAFPAVEPEATRAKVADDFLSELARLQSLDYREYGLEILGPPKNPEDPARIQTAHWSEVYERDRMGENYPILSAALAWLKANPVVTDRVVIVHGDYRSGNYLYDDNGIIAMLDWEMAHLGDPMEDLGWASMTFWGRDELAGGLMEREAFYRLYEQKTGHRVDRERLFFYRVLGNAKMVVICLTGIRDFVEGRTSDSMMPFLELLIPQLFEDLANQLRLV
- a CDS encoding ArsA-related P-loop ATPase, yielding MTLPRVLFVTGKGGTGKSTVAAALAIALSRRRPTTLADLDRRLSAAAALGATVEDSTAVKVTDSLDAVALTPRAELEAFIERIVPIRAISRRMLRSRTFGYVTAALPGLEAFLLLERLRIMAGDAALEDHFLVIDAPASGSALELLSVASGVKGIAPAGTLNRLAHSVDRFLTDATRFGAIVTMTPEDLAVREALETAATMRERLGIVTVAAIINCVPDLLFDASELAALSPLGGHARLAMRRNAAHKQAALAAPRFAAAGIPTFSLPMMFTPAMGLGEVEKLGRVLDAELLDR
- a CDS encoding alpha/beta hydrolase, which translates into the protein MKIRRRIALDLLAVLICFIALGAVASAGETGFSAVGAARELKGAPGIYQWTFAATVGKSPFDKIALHRVAKGPTPPAHPEAIVLYLPGTNMNGEALDDPRYSFQVYLAGHGADVWSMDYRTHFIPPQTPQSDLSELAGWTNDLFETDIDAAAKFVGEKTGRDKLFVAGFSRGVEFAYLYAASHPERVAGIIALDGFIPTHPMRAAPLPAGHYADDIGGEHLTYDKRYKLMQMVIENPDQPAPIPKYKTARENLEHVVYDAGGFFGGHGGLANPQGGFSDAVVLAKLLIGYDRYWPAVQDRENPFTPELLAALKASKIPVIAFASTNFGAQWPAQVEAAAKSTGAPDPSFTKLDNWGHLDVLAGTKSESRVFAPTAAWIKQHQK
- a CDS encoding acetolactate synthase large subunit gives rise to the protein MNGAESLIRTAIAAGVEVCFANPGTTEMPLVAALDSADGLRPILGLFEGVCTGAADGYGRMAEKPALTLLHLGPGFANGIANLHNARRARSPIVNLIGDHATWHVGADAPLTSDIISLATPVSGWIRSVRNSASLADATADAIAAAGRAPGQIATLIIPSDCQWDPAERPAAPIEPPAPPAVSSDAVKRAAESMRKGDRVALFLGGIALRARGLKAAARIAAKSGCHLICETFPARLERGAGTPTVDRLPYFPEQAIEMLKQFDSIVIAGAKKPVAFFGYRDFPSQLIPEGIDAAILAEPTDDVPAALEALAGEIGAPVSGVARAKMSRPERPVGKLDAMTAGAAIAAVMPEGAIVMDEAATTGLPFLAASAGAPPHTYLSLAGGAIGQGLPCATGAAVACPTRRVIAFQADGSAMYTLQALWTQARESLNVTTVLCNNHSYRILQFELARAGVTEPGRKARSLTSLSNPDIDWTSLARGMGVAGVRVETAEALTLELERSLATPGPTLIEMIL
- a CDS encoding HAD family hydrolase, producing the protein MIELVMFDADGVLFDSEESNVAYYNWIFARIGEPPLDRDEEIAAISFAASEVFAARARGDAAKLGRMHDLTRSMDQTPFFKMLRPPIELRPFMLGLKRRYKLGLATNRSATVPALVEHLGLGGVFDAVASALDQVRPKPAPDILRLCLQRAAVDATRAVYVGDSRIDREAAESAGMHFIGVGSRIEHHRLIATIADLRAALERLDASQA
- a CDS encoding ArsA family ATPase — translated: MKPRAVPLKPSARLKHPASPESFDLRSQSLVICLGPGGVGKTTISAALAVHAAVIGRAVDVMTVDPAPRLLDALGLGADSSEPIEVRLEGIGHARRGGGSGRARLRALRLDPKRTFDSIVARYALSDAARDTILENRIYRNLSGALAGVADYMAMEKLLELAADPLTDLLVLDTPPAAEALDFLDAPRRLLELLNSRAVSLLGAPAGLFRSQLRMVDIAARAVLAAFDRVTGLNLLSDVQSFVRSFDGMYEGFSARAAHAQDKLRAPDTAIVIVTTAESSRIAQAREFIGALERAGLRVAAMVVNRVIAELPDAAELSSARIAPSLKRKLKRNLADYAALKTREEVSLSALRNSLPGGAVLMVAPDLGREPRTIADLAEIGRSLRAG
- a CDS encoding TIGR03560 family F420-dependent LLM class oxidoreductase; the encoded protein is MSKKAQFALFSPQAGQSWHQLEERAHRCEKLGYHSIWLVDHMWTRGMPDLDHHECLALMAGLAAKTEKIRIGTLVICNSYRNPALLAKTLATIDHISNGRLEIGYGAGWMDEEYKAYGYQFPSMGTRLKMFEEGLHIMKAMFTEKRATFKGRHYSIEAASCNPKPVQQPHPPITIGGSGEKVMLKLVARFADRWNCPAGYESFEHKFNVLKQHCKDVGRDVNTIDVSEQLLVCIGKTEEEVEQKWKMAQMLKPFITTGIKGTPRQLVDELRKRMAMGITTFTIFFSDFAPPPTLELFASEVMPAFA